GATGCTTCGGCCGTTCACCCTGAGCGTTATTCCCTAGTCGAGCAAATGGCGCAAGATTTACAGATTCCTTTAAATGAACTTTGTTCCAACGTGAATTTGGTTAAACAAATTGATTTAAAGCGTTATGTAACCGATCAGGTTGGATTACCCACGTTACAAGATATTGTGGAAGAGCTTAAAAAGCCCGGAAGAGATCCTCGCGCCAGCTTTGAATCTGCAAAATTCCGTGAAGATGTTTTAACTCTCCAAGATTTAAAAGAGAAGATGCAGCTAGAAGGCATTGTCACAAATGTAACGGCATTTGGGGCTTTTGTGGATATTGGTGTTCACCAAGATGGCCTGATTCACATCTCAGAATTATCAGACCAATTCATTAAAGATCCTTCAGAAGTTGTGAAAACAGGGGATAAAATTAAAGTGACGGTTTTAAGCGTGGATATTGAGCGGAAGCGGATTTCCCTTTCGGCTCGTTCACAAAGTGGATCTGCACCAAAAAGTCTAGCCACTAAAGGCAAAGAGTTTAATCGGCAAGCTCCCAAACCCGCTCCTAAGAAATTTTCTAACAACCCCTTTGCTAATTTATGAAAAAATGGCATGTGATTTTATACGAGTGCGCCCTGGCAATAGCCGGGGTCTGTGCACTACCTTGGCTCATTTACCAAGCGATTTTCAAAAAAAAATATCGAAAGAGTTTTTGGAAACGACTGGGATGGGGCTTTCCCGCTATTCAAAAAGAACAGCGAACTGTTATTTGGATGCATGCTGTTTCAGTCGGAGAAACAAAAGCTATTATAGGTTTGGCAAGATTATTTAAAGAGCGCTTTTCCAATTCTCTTTTGATTATCTCATCCATTACAGAAACGGGACATGAAGAAGCACAGCGCAGCCTGCCTTTTGCGGATCATCATGTTTATCTGCCCTTTGATTTTGGATGGATGATTAAGCCGATCATCAAAAGAATTTCCCCTGACATTGTGATCCTGTCTGAAACAGATTTTTGGTTTAATTTTTTGCATCAGGCCAAACAATCTGGGGCGTTTCTTTCTGTTGTGAATGGAAAATTATCTGAGCGGTCTCTAAAAAGATACCAAATGCTCGGATCCTTTTCTCTGTTTTCGCTATTTGATTTATTTTGCTTACAGAATACTCAGTATCAAAATCGGTTTTCCTCTTTAAACATCCCTCTAACCAAACTCAGTGTGACGGGTAATTTAAAATGCGGGACTATGCTACCACGTCTTTCAGAGCAAGAAATTGTCGATTGGAGGGAAAAGCTAGGGTTTTCCACACAAGATCTTGTCCTAACAATCGGATCTACGCATGATCCAGAAGAGCGAGAGCTTTTAGAGCAATTACAACCGCTTTTACAAAAGTTTCCACAGCTTAAGATTTTGCTAGTCCCTAGACATCCAGAAAGATGTGAACAGGTTGCGCAATTGTTACATCAATCTGATATTCCTTATGAAAGGTATAGTGCAAATGCATCTAAAGAACAGGCCAGAGTCCTACTGGTGGATGCCATGGGGGTTTTGCTGAAGTGCTATCAATT
This Parachlamydia acanthamoebae DNA region includes the following protein-coding sequences:
- a CDS encoding 3-deoxy-D-manno-octulosonic acid transferase gives rise to the protein MKKWHVILYECALAIAGVCALPWLIYQAIFKKKYRKSFWKRLGWGFPAIQKEQRTVIWMHAVSVGETKAIIGLARLFKERFSNSLLIISSITETGHEEAQRSLPFADHHVYLPFDFGWMIKPIIKRISPDIVILSETDFWFNFLHQAKQSGAFLSVVNGKLSERSLKRYQMLGSFSLFSLFDLFCLQNTQYQNRFSSLNIPLTKLSVTGNLKCGTMLPRLSEQEIVDWREKLGFSTQDLVLTIGSTHDPEERELLEQLQPLLQKFPQLKILLVPRHPERCEQVAQLLHQSDIPYERYSANASKEQARVLLVDAMGVLLKCYQLSDVAIVAGSFIEKVGGHHILEPSYYEVPVLFGPHMHSQREFEALCLEHGAGLQVNYEDIAHSVEMLLNDEALRKSIGKKGFQLMLELQGAHEVTFKTLQQHLKRI